From Erigeron canadensis isolate Cc75 chromosome 5, C_canadensis_v1, whole genome shotgun sequence:
aataaaaaaatagcttCTCATGTTAAAAGTTAGATGAAGGAAAATGTCAAAACTACTCTCCCATAAAAAACAACCATAACATGGCAGCCattaaaactctttttttttcacacACAGGCTCATTTACATGATTTTACACACAGTGTTCACACACAAGCCTATACCATGATATTCactgcaacgcacgggtaccatgctagtatattCATATGATTTTGATCAATTATGTAATTCCGTGGTCAAATGAGAATATATAGTTGAATCCGATtagtttgatatatatacatataaaatacaaaaatatgatGTTAATCGttccattttagttgtcatgttgactaactttgactgtaaataactttgtttaattcatgtaacacttgatataaaatatatgagtgGATTGgatttttaatgtacttttcgttcatataagtttcatcaactagtACAtggtacaaacaaagttatttacggtcaaagttagtcaacataacaattaaaatgggacggagggagtaactAACTTATTAGTTCACCAATAATAATTGGTTTGTTATCTATGAGATACGTAATTGAAACTTATAATCAAATATTCGTGTGATTATTTCATTAACCATGTATACAAGGTGTACATGTGACATTATTATATAGTTACGTACAAACAGACTAGATccaagttaaaataaaaaacaaaagaaaaactaataTTTGATCAAGGTTTCTTGAAAGAATATATAATCTTTAGACTAGCTAGACAcgattaaattaattaatgagagACCGGATAACCAATGCCATGTCTCTTGGAAGGAAAGATTACAAACACCAAACTACAAACAAGACCAAGCCCCAATGGAACAATGTCCAAAACCTCTTGAACTTCATGGCTTGGTTTTGGATAAAAGCAACTCACCACACTTCTATCTCGCATAGCTAAAGTTGCCAACACAAAGGCTGATACAAAGGCATGTATCCAATCAATTGCGGTTAACTTGTACTTTCTCAAATCTGGCAAACCTGAAGGTGAGGCTGCTGCGGTTTGGGAATCAAACACCCACATGCCTTTAAACGTTGCAAATCCGTAGAAGACTTGACCATCTGACTTGAAACTGTCTGTGAAGCTTGCAAGGAAACAAGCTAAAGTGAGAAAGATGAGGAGGATGGCGGTGAGTGGACGTGTGACAGCGTCACACGAACCGTGGTTTGTGAAGATTGGTGTTACGGTTTGGAGAGCTAAGAGGGTTCCTGTGGGAAGGAGGTTGGCTAGTTGGGCTGTACTAGCCAATGTTTGTGATATAGCCCATTGTGATAaagttggtggtggtggcgtcgGTGGTGGTCTAGGGCTGTCGGGGACGATTGTCTCAACCTTGTCGTCGGACGAGGATGATGCATTTGCTACTGGCCTAGCTCTAAGAGACATTGtattttgtaaaagaaaatatGTAGTTAGTTTGATGTGATAGTAAGAGAGGTTTAGAACGTGAATATGatgtatttataataataatgaaatattGAAGGAGACTTTAGTGATGGATATATCGGAGAAAGTGGGATTAGGTGTTTTAAATACGTAGCTATTTAGCACTACACGTTTGATCGAACTTTGACGACTTCAAGATTTATTTCTTTAGTTGAATATTCCAAGACGTTCTCATTTTCACATGGCAAAAActatttgtttttatgtttaacTATTAAATTATGTCAACTATCCGTAATCTTAATTTTTCTTTGTCCATGAAGTCTATAGTTAATTGATACAAGTATATACACAAGTTGAAATTAAACATGCTATTCACATGGATGGATGAGGATTCTTTTAAATATTGTTGAGTCAATAAACACTAAAATATCAAGTTAATTTTTCACTCAAGCacaaatttatgattttggtaaaaaaaaaaataacaaaatttcatataatcaaaaaccaaatgtttCAGTATAATATTGGGCCTTAAAATAGACCCtgaaattttaaatgaatttaGGAAGACAAACTGGTTGGAAACTAACCCACAAAGTGTttaacaaactaaaataaaaacataaatacctaataaaatataatattctcGTGTCTCAATTTTCGTTTTGACTAGTCGCACACCCAAATCAAAGTCTCATAACCGAAGTTATACTGATTTTTAACAAAACCTTTTGACTCGTGCAATCTTTAGAGCCTCCTGAAACAAAAGAGCCCAATCCTTCAAGCTTGAACCCGCATCATTAACTTTCGCCAAATAACGTTATATGTGAGCTTAAGTATATCATGTGA
This genomic window contains:
- the LOC122602349 gene encoding protein DMP3-like, with the protein product MSLRARPVANASSSSDDKVETIVPDSPRPPPTPPPPTLSQWAISQTLASTAQLANLLPTGTLLALQTVTPIFTNHGSCDAVTRPLTAILLIFLTLACFLASFTDSFKSDGQVFYGFATFKGMWVFDSQTAAASPSGLPDLRKYKLTAIDWIHAFVSAFVLATLAMRDRSVVSCFYPKPSHEVQEVLDIVPLGLGLVCSLVFVIFPSKRHGIGYPVSH